A portion of the Paenibacillus marchantiae genome contains these proteins:
- a CDS encoding Gfo/Idh/MocA family protein → MTTIKMAVIGLGKMGIHMIHQATEAELSEKVEIVAVCDSSEENLTSFASSHPETKTYMDFKQLLDTHPVDLLYIAVPPKYHYPVVMEALKRKIHVFCEKPLANSVEEARAMLEAAEKAGVVHAIHFSMPHEPSVVKLQELIRQETIGEIRKIDLILQFPQWPRAWQQNAWITSREQGGFILEVGIHWIHMIQNVFGAIRVINSEVQFPQNTGECEHEVQAAMELEDGTRIQLNGIAHFAGEERVSMVVYGTEGTIALENWDQLWSGRIGEPLVPVEVDESLSQLPVLKHVIARIQGQPAKIYDFNDGYHAQLVLEALRNPDQS, encoded by the coding sequence ATGACAACGATAAAAATGGCCGTAATTGGTCTGGGCAAAATGGGAATACATATGATACATCAGGCAACAGAGGCAGAACTATCCGAAAAAGTAGAGATTGTAGCAGTGTGCGATTCCAGTGAGGAAAATTTGACATCGTTTGCTTCCTCGCATCCGGAGACGAAGACGTATATGGATTTCAAGCAATTGCTCGACACACATCCGGTTGATCTGCTGTACATAGCAGTTCCACCTAAATATCATTATCCAGTCGTTATGGAGGCATTAAAGCGCAAGATTCATGTATTCTGTGAGAAGCCACTGGCCAATAGCGTGGAGGAAGCTAGAGCAATGCTCGAGGCAGCCGAGAAGGCTGGTGTAGTACATGCAATTCATTTCTCCATGCCGCATGAACCATCAGTAGTGAAATTGCAAGAGCTGATTCGTCAGGAAACGATTGGTGAGATTCGCAAAATCGATCTGATTCTGCAATTCCCTCAGTGGCCACGAGCGTGGCAGCAAAATGCCTGGATTACCAGCCGCGAGCAGGGCGGATTCATTCTTGAAGTGGGAATCCACTGGATTCATATGATCCAAAATGTGTTTGGTGCTATCCGTGTGATTAACAGTGAGGTTCAATTTCCTCAAAATACAGGTGAATGTGAACATGAAGTTCAGGCCGCGATGGAGCTAGAGGATGGAACCCGAATTCAATTAAATGGGATTGCTCATTTTGCAGGTGAAGAGCGTGTATCCATGGTGGTTTACGGTACAGAAGGAACGATTGCCTTGGAAAACTGGGACCAACTATGGAGTGGGCGCATCGGAGAGCCGCTTGTTCCCGTCGAAGTGGATGAATCCTTAAGCCAGCTGCCTGTACTTAAACACGTCATTGCCCGTATTCAAGGCCAACCTGCCAAAATATACGATTTCAACGATGGCTATCATGCACAGCTTGTCCTTGAAGCGCTGCGTAATCCGGATCAATCCTGA
- a CDS encoding YheC/YheD family endospore coat-associated protein, whose amino-acid sequence MSLQDDFRPVIAILTMHDDQRMFRGNHQNFLDIVQTGENMGYVVYVVTVRDLNVSGPTVKGYTYNNGSGRWTSQSFPLPHVLYNRIPNREDERKSSVQRKIEECMHSGIELYNPFFFNKWNLFEWLKKSKSTQQLVPHTRRMRTATALGTVLRSHPYLYLKPESGKAGKGIMMLKFQEKERLPYRLKIQSTRKSTTYKAATLSKLWARIRKETGHTPYIMQQGIELASSHKRPFDLRVLVQKNGKGQWSVTGVGARLAGSRSITTHVPRGGTVEDPEKLLTDLFGEEMSNTLMKRVKSTSLLIARQVERGSGHTLGEMSMDLGIDDLGEIWFFEANAKPMKFDEPQIRRKSLERIFQYSAYLARQSKR is encoded by the coding sequence ATGAGCTTGCAGGATGATTTTAGACCCGTTATTGCTATCCTGACCATGCATGATGATCAACGGATGTTCAGAGGAAACCATCAAAACTTCCTGGATATTGTGCAGACGGGCGAAAATATGGGATATGTGGTGTACGTCGTGACTGTAAGAGATTTAAACGTGAGCGGCCCCACCGTAAAAGGATACACTTACAACAATGGGAGTGGGAGATGGACTTCACAGTCCTTCCCCCTTCCCCATGTACTCTACAATCGGATTCCCAACCGGGAAGATGAACGCAAATCTTCAGTACAGCGAAAAATTGAAGAATGCATGCATTCTGGAATCGAACTGTATAACCCGTTTTTTTTCAATAAATGGAATCTGTTCGAATGGCTTAAGAAATCCAAATCCACCCAGCAGCTGGTCCCCCATACTCGCCGGATGCGAACAGCAACTGCTCTCGGGACGGTGCTGCGATCACATCCCTACCTATATCTGAAACCAGAGAGCGGCAAGGCCGGCAAAGGCATCATGATGCTCAAGTTCCAGGAAAAAGAACGTCTTCCTTACCGACTTAAAATACAGAGTACCCGAAAAAGCACCACGTACAAAGCAGCAACCCTTTCCAAGTTATGGGCAAGAATTCGCAAGGAGACCGGACACACGCCCTATATCATGCAACAGGGTATTGAGCTGGCGTCATCTCACAAGCGCCCATTCGATCTCAGGGTACTCGTGCAGAAAAACGGCAAGGGACAGTGGAGCGTAACCGGTGTTGGCGCCCGTCTCGCTGGCTCCCGAAGCATTACCACCCACGTTCCGCGTGGAGGTACGGTGGAGGACCCGGAGAAGCTGCTCACCGATCTCTTCGGGGAAGAAATGTCGAATACACTGATGAAGCGGGTGAAGTCCACTTCATTGTTGATCGCGAGACAAGTGGAACGAGGCTCAGGGCATACGCTCGGTGAGATGTCCATGGACCTGGGCATTGACGATCTGGGCGAGATCTGGTTCTTTGAAGCGAATGCAAAGCCGATGAAGTTCGATGAACCGCAGATTCGGCGGAAGTCACTGGAACGTATTTTTCAGTACAGCGCCTACCTTGCCCGTCAGTCCAAACGATGA
- a CDS encoding thiamine pyrophosphate-binding protein yields MRTVADYLAEALRNLGVTHVFGIIGKSICPAVLKMVDYGLEFIPGRHESSSGFAASGYALQTGKLGVAFATSGPGGTNLLTAAAHAKANNLPVLFITGHQSIQELGLPQCQDSSSYLADLAEMFRPATLFSKLVERGDHFSTILNHALSIALGPNKGPVHLCLPFDVQTEQLADFRVFIPEPEPLISVSNLNRILPLLQQSSHPLIIAGKGVSRARAHDELLHFAEHFNIPVITSPGGKGAIAWDHPLYRGPCGVGGFPHADELLNQSDLYIVLGSRLSDMTICNLKPENHPAHLIQFDADPTFVGKILNAQTLHITGDLKDNLQFLLGTLTEQPIVPKETTTVDYTVPLPDLPNLSLASVLEEMSELLPYDHKLFVDDGSHGFHAVQRYKVKKPGSFVFDAYFACMGNAIGMAIGAKTAAPEETIVCITGDGCFMMLGTEINTAVCNNLHVIFIVVNNKQLDMALKGMEKTTGRIDGTLYEVPVDAAKFAESLGAVAFRAETRAEFTSALQTAQQLNQVTVIELLTDRDEIPPTAHRTVTLN; encoded by the coding sequence ATGAGAACAGTTGCGGACTATTTGGCAGAAGCTCTGCGTAATTTAGGCGTTACTCATGTCTTTGGTATTATCGGAAAATCCATCTGTCCTGCTGTCCTGAAAATGGTCGATTACGGTTTGGAATTCATTCCAGGTCGCCATGAATCCAGTTCAGGCTTTGCCGCATCGGGTTATGCCCTCCAAACAGGGAAACTGGGTGTGGCCTTCGCCACTTCTGGTCCGGGCGGAACCAACTTGCTCACCGCTGCAGCCCATGCCAAGGCCAATAATTTGCCCGTCCTGTTTATTACGGGTCATCAATCCATTCAGGAATTGGGGCTTCCGCAATGTCAGGACTCTTCTTCCTACTTGGCTGATCTGGCGGAGATGTTCCGTCCTGCCACGCTATTCAGCAAACTGGTGGAGCGTGGTGATCATTTCAGCACCATATTGAATCACGCCCTTTCCATTGCACTCGGTCCCAACAAAGGGCCCGTCCATCTCTGTCTTCCTTTTGATGTACAAACCGAACAGCTTGCTGACTTTCGGGTTTTCATCCCGGAGCCAGAACCCCTGATTAGCGTATCCAACTTGAATCGTATCCTCCCCTTACTTCAACAGTCCAGTCATCCTTTAATTATTGCAGGCAAAGGCGTCAGCCGCGCCAGAGCCCATGATGAATTGCTCCATTTTGCCGAACATTTCAATATTCCTGTCATTACTTCTCCTGGCGGAAAAGGTGCCATTGCTTGGGATCATCCCCTATATCGTGGGCCCTGCGGTGTTGGTGGCTTCCCTCATGCAGATGAACTACTGAATCAAAGTGATCTCTATATCGTACTCGGTTCACGTCTAAGTGATATGACGATCTGTAATTTGAAGCCTGAGAACCATCCTGCACATCTGATTCAATTCGACGCTGATCCTACATTCGTTGGTAAAATACTTAACGCTCAAACCTTACATATCACCGGAGACTTGAAGGACAACCTGCAGTTTTTGCTCGGTACACTGACAGAACAACCTATTGTTCCAAAAGAAACGACAACTGTAGATTACACCGTACCTCTCCCGGATCTGCCGAACCTGTCCCTGGCATCCGTGCTGGAAGAAATGAGTGAACTGCTTCCATATGATCATAAGCTGTTTGTAGATGATGGTAGTCATGGTTTTCATGCCGTTCAACGATATAAAGTCAAGAAACCCGGCAGCTTTGTGTTTGACGCCTACTTTGCCTGCATGGGTAATGCCATCGGCATGGCTATTGGGGCCAAGACTGCCGCACCGGAAGAAACCATCGTATGCATTACAGGTGACGGATGCTTCATGATGCTTGGAACCGAGATTAACACTGCTGTATGCAACAATCTGCATGTCATCTTCATCGTCGTGAACAATAAACAGCTGGATATGGCACTGAAAGGCATGGAAAAAACAACAGGCCGAATCGATGGCACCTTGTACGAGGTTCCCGTGGATGCGGCAAAGTTTGCGGAGTCTCTCGGCGCTGTTGCTTTCCGGGCGGAAACACGGGCCGAATTCACATCTGCTCTACAGACCGCGCAGCAGCTGAACCAAGTTACTGTAATTGAGCTTCTTACCGATCGCGACGAGATTCCACCCACGGCTCACCGTACCGTGACTTTGAATTAG
- a CDS encoding HAD hydrolase-like protein: MTKETVLRKPEAMIFDMDGTLFQTETLLLPAYHQLFDTLRAEGHFEGETPPEERMLGSLGMLLEDIWKVVMPEASVAAHRRADELLLQLEIEGLDGGSSQLYPQVKETLKALKEQGVRLFVASNGLEDYVKGVAFAHEIMPLFEGVYSAGQYKTPSKVNLVQILLEKHRIQDAWMVGDRSSDVEAGKMNNQTVIGCAYAGFGRDEELAGSDVLISDFTELLRLYREAE, encoded by the coding sequence ATGACAAAAGAGACGGTATTGCGTAAACCGGAAGCGATGATTTTTGATATGGATGGTACTTTGTTTCAGACGGAAACTCTGTTGTTGCCAGCCTATCATCAGCTGTTTGATACATTGCGGGCCGAAGGGCATTTTGAGGGAGAGACTCCTCCTGAAGAACGAATGCTGGGAAGCCTGGGGATGTTGCTAGAGGATATATGGAAAGTAGTTATGCCCGAAGCTTCAGTTGCGGCCCATCGACGTGCAGACGAATTGCTGCTTCAGTTGGAGATTGAAGGGTTGGATGGGGGAAGCTCGCAGCTGTACCCACAAGTAAAAGAGACGCTGAAAGCGTTGAAAGAACAGGGTGTGCGGTTGTTTGTCGCCAGCAACGGGCTGGAGGACTATGTCAAAGGCGTGGCCTTTGCCCATGAGATTATGCCGCTCTTTGAAGGCGTGTATAGTGCTGGACAGTACAAGACCCCTTCCAAAGTTAACTTGGTTCAGATCCTGCTTGAGAAGCATCGGATTCAGGATGCATGGATGGTAGGGGATCGCTCTTCGGATGTGGAGGCAGGCAAAATGAATAACCAGACCGTCATCGGCTGTGCCTATGCAGGATTCGGACGGGACGAAGAACTGGCAGGATCAGATGTACTGATCTCTGATTTTACGGAACTGCTTCGTTTGTATCGGGAAGCCGAGTAG
- a CDS encoding 3-oxoacyl-[acyl-carrier-protein] synthase III C-terminal domain-containing protein, whose translation MAGIRIVDIDIYHPTNKVGNDFYIEHFDARGVDIRGLLKALGRDTRYKIDNDDENSLSMAFEAASNLLEKTGLTGADIDLIAYASQTPEYIFPTNSLMIHRLINGASHTICIDSNANCAGMTAAFEQVSRQMMSNPRIRRALIIGSDYVAPHASPDDPVYFANFGDAAAAVIVERNEQAVGFIDSIYQTDTCVYGNSLFPAQGLAKLGQTGVDAGAFHVKFIPFDDSICVGAASESIRTLLSRNEIGADEIKAACFSQLSIGNIRAVSENIGIGEDIAVYIGDEFGYTSTSSPFIALHRAITSGQIQRGDKVLFWTVGAGWQNVAMVVEY comes from the coding sequence ATGGCTGGAATTCGTATTGTAGATATCGATATCTATCATCCAACGAACAAGGTGGGCAATGACTTTTATATTGAACATTTTGATGCAAGAGGTGTAGATATTCGGGGATTGTTAAAGGCACTTGGGCGTGATACACGTTACAAAATTGACAACGATGATGAGAACTCACTAAGCATGGCCTTTGAGGCCGCCAGTAATTTGCTCGAAAAGACCGGACTCACCGGTGCCGATATCGATCTGATTGCTTATGCAAGTCAAACGCCGGAATACATCTTTCCTACGAATTCCTTAATGATTCATCGCCTGATTAACGGGGCATCCCATACGATCTGCATTGATAGCAATGCCAACTGTGCGGGCATGACCGCAGCCTTTGAACAAGTTAGCCGTCAGATGATGAGCAATCCCAGAATTCGTCGTGCTTTGATTATTGGCTCGGATTACGTGGCTCCTCACGCCAGTCCGGATGATCCTGTATACTTCGCGAATTTTGGGGACGCAGCAGCAGCTGTCATTGTTGAGCGGAATGAGCAGGCTGTCGGGTTTATTGACTCGATCTATCAGACCGATACCTGTGTGTACGGCAATTCTCTTTTCCCGGCACAAGGTCTTGCAAAACTGGGCCAAACCGGTGTTGACGCAGGAGCCTTCCATGTCAAATTCATACCGTTTGATGATTCCATCTGTGTAGGTGCAGCCTCTGAATCGATTCGAACTTTGCTGAGTCGTAACGAAATCGGAGCAGATGAGATCAAAGCCGCTTGTTTCTCCCAATTATCCATTGGCAATATACGTGCTGTATCCGAAAACATTGGCATTGGCGAAGATATCGCCGTCTACATCGGAGACGAGTTCGGGTACACCTCAACCAGCAGTCCGTTTATTGCATTACATCGAGCCATTACATCCGGCCAAATTCAGCGTGGTGATAAAGTGCTGTTCTGGACCGTTGGTGCTGGGTGGCAAAATGTTGCCATGGTCGTTGAATACTGA
- a CDS encoding YheC/YheD family endospore coat-associated protein, whose amino-acid sequence MSLTFCNLHFTQQPDKVVYVSNALMKSLNLTGKKTIHLRFGRDRVPATIKPIKKAGKHLYLASGIRNLMNVPKRGSIYLRNLQNDEVQLGPLIGVLSDGPSSGSNPFGSRTGFIKQLLREGSRKSYIYAFTPRDINWQNETVSGFFLNDNGSFSRKTVPLPDVVYNRLPSRRSDFSPAINQLRERFIRRKIPFFNWSFFNKSDIYNLLENDPAAGRYIPESITNPTVEQMKEMLERHQFVYYKPTAGSLGNGIYRLTYSPKRGYFARYRKKSGNALLRFGSFNSLMRMLQGRHGKQLRGYVVQQGIRLIEIDECPIDFRFHMHKNGNNQWVVVGIGAKKAGRGSVTTHIKNGGSLMTPEQALKRNFGDRSGEVLQHAKSVAITLAQAIETQHQHLIGEIGFDLGIDQEEHVWMFEANAKPGRSIFRHPSLRLEGKSSVEHILEHCLYLSKFRKKDGI is encoded by the coding sequence ATGAGTTTGACCTTTTGCAATCTGCATTTCACACAGCAACCGGATAAAGTGGTTTATGTATCCAACGCATTAATGAAAAGCCTAAATCTAACCGGCAAAAAAACGATTCATCTGCGGTTTGGTCGTGACAGGGTGCCCGCAACCATCAAACCGATCAAAAAGGCTGGCAAACATCTCTATCTCGCTTCTGGCATACGCAATCTGATGAACGTTCCGAAACGGGGCAGCATCTACCTCCGCAACTTGCAGAACGATGAAGTCCAGTTGGGTCCACTGATTGGCGTGCTGTCTGACGGACCTTCGTCTGGCTCCAATCCGTTTGGTTCCCGTACCGGTTTTATCAAGCAGTTGCTTCGCGAAGGCAGCCGTAAATCCTATATTTATGCGTTCACTCCAAGAGATATCAACTGGCAGAACGAAACGGTATCCGGTTTTTTCCTTAACGACAATGGAAGCTTCAGTCGCAAAACCGTACCTCTGCCAGACGTCGTGTATAATCGGTTACCCAGCCGCCGCTCTGACTTCTCACCAGCGATCAACCAACTGCGGGAGCGATTCATTCGCCGCAAAATCCCTTTCTTTAACTGGAGTTTCTTTAACAAATCAGATATCTACAATTTGCTGGAGAATGACCCGGCAGCAGGGAGATATATACCTGAGTCCATCACCAACCCGACGGTAGAGCAGATGAAAGAAATGCTGGAACGCCATCAGTTTGTCTATTACAAACCAACAGCGGGAAGTCTGGGCAACGGTATCTATCGATTGACCTACTCTCCCAAACGTGGATATTTTGCCCGATATCGCAAAAAAAGCGGCAACGCACTTCTGCGCTTCGGCTCATTTAACAGCCTGATGCGCATGCTTCAAGGCAGACATGGCAAACAACTTCGCGGTTATGTTGTTCAACAAGGCATCCGGCTTATTGAGATTGACGAATGCCCCATTGATTTTCGTTTTCACATGCACAAGAATGGCAACAATCAATGGGTCGTCGTTGGCATCGGCGCCAAAAAAGCTGGTCGCGGCAGTGTAACCACACATATCAAAAACGGCGGCTCCCTGATGACACCTGAGCAGGCACTCAAACGAAACTTTGGTGACCGCTCTGGAGAAGTGCTTCAGCATGCCAAATCTGTCGCTATTACACTGGCCCAGGCGATTGAAACCCAGCACCAGCATCTGATTGGTGAGATTGGCTTTGATCTGGGCATTGATCAGGAGGAACATGTATGGATGTTCGAAGCGAACGCCAAACCCGGCCGCTCCATTTTCCGTCACCCTTCGCTGCGGCTGGAAGGAAAATCATCAGTGGAGCACATCCTGGAACATTGCCTGTATTTGAGCAAATTCCGGAAGAAAGACGGCATTTGA
- a CDS encoding carboxymuconolactone decarboxylase family protein: protein MSEQVTQGLERFAKLSGEYGAKALAPIKDQFPELAEFIMGTAYGDIFQRTTITDQWKEVAIISSLISQGQYEQLGVHYTMALSVGVTVDQLKGILLHLAPCVGAPRIISAFNILLATLDEIQ, encoded by the coding sequence ATGAGTGAACAAGTGACTCAAGGATTGGAGCGTTTTGCAAAGCTTTCGGGTGAATATGGTGCAAAAGCATTGGCACCCATTAAGGATCAGTTCCCTGAGCTCGCCGAATTTATTATGGGAACGGCTTACGGTGATATTTTTCAACGTACCACCATTACCGATCAATGGAAGGAAGTTGCGATTATCTCCTCACTGATCTCACAAGGGCAGTATGAGCAGTTGGGGGTTCATTATACGATGGCGCTAAGTGTCGGTGTAACTGTAGATCAGCTCAAAGGAATTTTGCTGCATCTGGCACCTTGTGTTGGAGCACCGCGGATCATCAGTGCTTTTAATATATTGCTCGCTACACTGGATGAAATCCAATAA
- a CDS encoding methyl-accepting chemotaxis protein produces MKKHRTFKIFYKIGLGYLLVLAVLAGSILLIQNSISQLQRELDFLVDHDMKVHDLTYEIENIMVNMETGQRGYVITGQENYLDPYNTGVQQKNILKDQLAVLVSDNPAQQALLEEISAKMDDWIQIAGEPVIALRKANDMAAIRQFFVEDPGKKDMDEIRGLLNTFRTNELALTENRTEALKQKNKILNWELYGALIVVALISIFAALILSRSIVKNIRTVIRALNDIGSSNGDLTLRIATPMKDETRELAEAANTMLLGLQQMMLDVQSNATTLNAASDRLDKGVSDSHLAGKEVAAAMERVAEGADEQVALTQTMVAAMEQSLTGLNRVAGSASEAAERAVRTESIALDGQQRINNAVGKMGTIEQSFLSVQGAIHEISKMSDQVINIADSMSGIARQTNLLALNAGIEAARAGENGRGFAVVAGEIRNLADQSATSAKEITSILETVVAGIQSTVHEVEGSTQHVSEGLQTIEDAGQAFANITQHIQDLSAEMLDVSAVVEELTTGSEAVMTSINEVSAVVEDTASATEEVSAMTEEQLASLQEMADTSKQLNEMSDALDQLVNRFKLS; encoded by the coding sequence ATGAAAAAGCACAGGACCTTCAAAATTTTTTATAAGATTGGTTTAGGTTATTTGCTCGTACTCGCGGTGCTCGCTGGCTCTATTTTATTGATTCAAAACAGTATCAGCCAGTTGCAACGAGAACTGGACTTTCTGGTGGATCACGATATGAAGGTACATGATCTAACCTATGAGATTGAAAATATTATGGTGAACATGGAGACAGGACAACGAGGTTATGTAATTACAGGACAAGAAAACTACCTGGACCCTTATAACACAGGCGTTCAACAGAAGAATATACTCAAGGATCAGCTTGCGGTGCTTGTCTCGGATAACCCGGCACAGCAGGCACTTCTTGAAGAAATCTCGGCTAAAATGGATGACTGGATTCAGATCGCTGGCGAACCGGTTATTGCGCTTCGAAAAGCGAATGATATGGCGGCGATCAGGCAATTTTTTGTGGAGGACCCCGGCAAGAAGGATATGGATGAGATTCGCGGTTTATTGAATACATTTCGCACCAATGAGCTGGCGTTGACTGAAAATCGCACCGAAGCGCTGAAGCAAAAGAACAAAATTTTGAACTGGGAGCTTTACGGAGCGCTTATCGTTGTGGCCTTGATCTCGATCTTTGCAGCCTTGATTCTATCCCGTTCCATTGTAAAAAACATCCGAACAGTAATCCGCGCGCTGAATGACATCGGCTCCTCCAATGGCGATCTGACACTGCGCATTGCCACGCCGATGAAGGATGAAACGCGGGAACTTGCGGAGGCAGCCAATACGATGCTCCTTGGTTTGCAGCAGATGATGCTGGACGTCCAAAGCAACGCTACCACCCTGAACGCCGCATCAGACCGGCTGGACAAAGGCGTGTCCGACAGTCATCTGGCTGGAAAAGAGGTTGCCGCAGCCATGGAACGTGTGGCCGAAGGCGCAGATGAGCAAGTTGCACTTACACAGACGATGGTTGCCGCCATGGAACAATCCCTGACCGGACTCAACCGGGTTGCTGGCTCCGCATCGGAGGCTGCTGAACGCGCTGTACGCACAGAGTCCATTGCACTCGATGGACAGCAGCGAATTAATAATGCGGTTGGCAAAATGGGGACCATCGAACAATCCTTCCTGTCTGTTCAGGGAGCCATTCATGAAATATCCAAAATGTCCGATCAGGTCATCAACATTGCCGATTCCATGTCAGGCATTGCAAGACAAACGAATCTACTCGCGCTCAATGCCGGAATTGAAGCGGCGCGTGCAGGGGAGAATGGACGCGGATTCGCTGTAGTCGCTGGCGAAATTCGGAATCTGGCAGATCAAAGCGCCACCTCTGCCAAAGAAATTACAAGCATTCTGGAGACGGTCGTAGCTGGTATACAGAGCACCGTTCATGAAGTCGAAGGCAGTACACAGCATGTCAGCGAAGGCTTACAGACGATTGAAGACGCGGGCCAAGCCTTTGCGAATATTACGCAGCACATTCAAGACCTCAGCGCTGAGATGCTGGATGTATCCGCTGTGGTTGAAGAGCTCACCACAGGCAGCGAAGCAGTAATGACATCCATTAACGAAGTATCAGCCGTTGTAGAGGACACCGCATCTGCCACGGAGGAAGTATCGGCTATGACCGAGGAGCAGCTTGCGTCGTTACAGGAAATGGCGGATACGTCCAAGCAATTGAACGAAATGTCAGATGCGCTTGATCAATTGGTTAACCGATTCAAGCTGTCCTGA
- a CDS encoding YheC/YheD family endospore coat-associated protein, whose translation MSSPVLGIMTLYLNEHRALEERSIYRRMILEGRKRGLDIYVFTPADVHPGGKQIEAMVFHSGKGWSREWRSFPDIIFDRCRIQRNRRFQQLLAFRQRYGHLLFLNRPLRNKWTIHQTLSAKSAFREHLPDTFLYQDMSDVNRMLKASSLLYLKPINGTGGRGILRIERSGSEANTVLVQGRDQKRRIITPRKVHLSRLGSLLQNWNMKDKYLVQQGIQLQLPNGRVHDYRMLVQKNGEGQWELTGCAGRMGAEKSVTSNLHGGGQAIAMHKLMKQWITDEKQRTEIYATAEKFGIDVATFLENTYGNLCELALDLAIDKSGHIYLLEVNPKPAREVFARIGENDIYSKAITQPLEYALWVYRNHANTIRPPRGVKVTKPVKRVKGKSATLKRTRGSR comes from the coding sequence GTGTCCTCACCTGTTCTGGGCATTATGACGTTGTACTTAAATGAACATCGCGCTCTGGAAGAACGGAGCATATACCGCAGAATGATCCTTGAAGGGCGCAAGCGGGGACTCGATATATATGTGTTCACACCTGCCGATGTACATCCAGGAGGCAAACAGATTGAGGCCATGGTCTTTCATTCAGGAAAAGGCTGGTCCCGGGAATGGCGTTCATTCCCGGATATCATCTTCGACCGTTGCCGCATACAGCGCAATCGCAGATTCCAGCAGCTGCTTGCCTTTCGGCAAAGGTATGGTCACTTGCTCTTTCTCAACCGCCCATTGCGTAATAAGTGGACCATCCATCAGACACTCTCGGCGAAATCAGCCTTTCGTGAGCATTTGCCCGACACTTTTCTGTATCAGGATATGTCCGACGTCAATCGAATGCTGAAGGCCTCCTCCCTGCTCTACCTGAAGCCCATTAATGGAACCGGAGGGCGCGGAATTCTCCGCATTGAACGCAGTGGCAGCGAGGCCAATACAGTTCTCGTACAAGGACGGGACCAGAAGCGGCGGATCATCACCCCGCGTAAAGTCCATCTGTCACGCTTGGGTTCACTTCTCCAGAACTGGAATATGAAAGACAAATATCTGGTTCAACAGGGGATTCAACTCCAGCTTCCGAATGGCCGTGTTCATGATTATCGAATGCTGGTCCAGAAGAACGGCGAAGGACAGTGGGAATTGACCGGATGTGCCGGACGGATGGGTGCGGAGAAAAGTGTTACCTCTAATCTGCATGGTGGTGGTCAGGCCATAGCGATGCACAAACTGATGAAACAATGGATCACGGATGAGAAGCAGCGAACAGAAATTTACGCAACGGCCGAGAAATTCGGGATTGATGTAGCTACGTTTCTGGAAAACACCTATGGCAACTTGTGTGAATTGGCTCTCGATTTGGCGATTGACAAGAGCGGGCACATCTATCTGCTTGAAGTGAATCCAAAGCCTGCGCGTGAGGTGTTTGCCCGCATTGGTGAGAATGATATCTATTCCAAAGCGATCACCCAACCATTGGAGTACGCCTTGTGGGTGTACCGCAATCATGCAAATACAATTCGTCCCCCTCGGGGGGTGAAGGTAACTAAACCGGTCAAACGCGTAAAAGGTAAATCCGCCACCCTCAAAAGAACCAGAGGATCCCGGTGA